One window of Nocardia higoensis genomic DNA carries:
- a CDS encoding penicillin-binding transpeptidase domain-containing protein yields the protein MRTYRSKLAVLFAAPVLVVVSCSSGPDQPETVAGRFADALDSGDIAAAAALTDDPARASETLSGLYDGLGTRVDYEVSGVDGDEFTLAATWTLGSAADEWTYTTTGVSTGGDDPRIRWNPATLAPGLDKGPLFYGPARSAPARVLDAAGDELMTEQIVTLMTVSAEADTAAVAALLSPLAPGITAESLRADLVEKGGPVTAISLRAEDIAPIQERLAALPGVTLAPQTRLLAVDKALASPALSGLADLWQSEADEAAGWAVRARTPEGTERIAGENPRPTADIRTTLDLGLQRAAEDALAPLPQPAAIVAIQPSTGDVVAIAQNPAADAQGPIALSGLYPPGSTFKTVTVSAALQAGEVTADTVLPCPGAATIEGRRIPNDDNFDLGEVPLHTAFARSCNTTMGLLGVDLPADGLTGAAAQLGLGVDYLTPGLTTVTGAVPPADTPAARVEAAIGQGTVTASPFGMALVAASIAHGSAPVPAVVAGRPGTADRRPEALPAAVAEQLRAMMRETVTAGTATALADLPDVLGKTGTAEYIDDTHAHGWFVGIAGDLAFAVFAADAGSSAPAVETAGRMLRARQ from the coding sequence GTGCGTACCTATCGGAGCAAACTCGCTGTTCTGTTCGCCGCACCTGTGCTGGTCGTGGTCTCCTGCAGCTCGGGTCCCGACCAGCCGGAGACCGTCGCGGGCCGATTCGCCGACGCGCTCGACAGCGGCGATATCGCGGCCGCCGCGGCGCTCACCGACGATCCGGCGCGCGCGAGCGAGACGCTGAGCGGGCTCTACGACGGGCTGGGCACGCGGGTCGACTACGAGGTGAGCGGCGTCGACGGCGACGAATTCACGCTCGCCGCCACCTGGACACTGGGTTCCGCGGCAGACGAGTGGACCTACACCACCACCGGTGTGTCCACCGGAGGCGACGACCCGAGGATCCGGTGGAACCCGGCGACGCTGGCGCCCGGTCTGGACAAAGGGCCGCTGTTCTACGGCCCCGCCCGCTCCGCGCCCGCCCGGGTGCTGGACGCGGCGGGTGACGAACTCATGACCGAGCAGATCGTCACGTTGATGACTGTCTCCGCCGAGGCCGACACCGCCGCGGTGGCCGCACTGTTGTCGCCGCTGGCCCCCGGCATCACGGCCGAGAGCTTGCGAGCGGATCTGGTGGAGAAGGGCGGACCGGTCACCGCGATCTCGCTGCGCGCCGAGGACATCGCCCCGATCCAGGAGCGGCTGGCCGCCCTGCCCGGCGTCACGCTCGCACCGCAGACCCGGCTGCTCGCCGTCGACAAGGCGCTGGCCTCGCCCGCCCTGTCCGGACTGGCCGACCTCTGGCAGAGCGAGGCCGACGAGGCGGCGGGCTGGGCGGTGCGCGCCCGCACTCCCGAAGGCACCGAACGCATCGCGGGGGAGAACCCGAGACCGACCGCCGACATCCGCACCACCCTCGACCTCGGTCTGCAACGGGCGGCCGAGGACGCACTGGCGCCGCTGCCCCAGCCCGCCGCGATCGTGGCGATCCAGCCGTCGACGGGCGATGTGGTGGCGATCGCGCAGAATCCCGCCGCCGACGCGCAGGGCCCGATCGCGCTGTCGGGGCTGTACCCGCCCGGCTCGACGTTCAAGACCGTGACCGTGTCGGCGGCGTTGCAGGCCGGAGAGGTCACCGCCGACACCGTGCTGCCCTGTCCCGGCGCGGCCACCATCGAGGGTCGCCGGATCCCCAACGACGACAACTTCGATCTCGGCGAGGTCCCGCTGCACACCGCGTTCGCGCGCTCGTGCAACACCACGATGGGTCTGCTCGGCGTGGACCTGCCCGCCGACGGCCTGACCGGGGCCGCGGCCCAGCTCGGTCTCGGTGTCGATTACCTCACCCCGGGCCTGACGACCGTCACCGGCGCGGTGCCGCCCGCCGATACCCCGGCCGCCCGGGTCGAGGCCGCCATCGGGCAGGGCACGGTGACCGCGTCACCGTTCGGGATGGCGCTGGTCGCGGCGTCCATCGCGCACGGGTCGGCGCCCGTCCCGGCGGTGGTCGCGGGGCGTCCCGGCACCGCCGACCGCCGGCCCGAGGCGCTGCCCGCCGCGGTGGCCGAACAGCTGCGCGCGATGATGCGCGAGACTGTGACCGCGGGCACTGCGACGGCGCTCGCCGACCTCCCGGATGTGCTCGGCAAAACCGGCACCGCGGAGTACATCGACGACACCCACGCGCACGGCTGGTTCGTCGGTATCGCCGGAGATCTCGCGTTCGCGGTGTTCGCCGCGGACGCGGGCAGCTCGGCTCCGGCCGTCGAAACCGCGGGCCGGATGCTGCGCGCGCGACAGTAG
- a CDS encoding protein kinase domain-containing protein, with translation MIAEHYRLVERIGSGGTGVVWRATDERLRRSVAIKQIQIKPSLPEAERDIMRQRAIREARNAARFQHPNAIVVFDITEHDGDPCLVMEYLQSRSLAAVLAAQGTLPLTQVARIGEQVASALIAAHNAGIVHRDVKPGNVLLDDHGTVKITDFGISRAAGDATLTETGLICGTAAYLAPEVARGSDPTPASDVFSLGATLFHALEGEPPYGASANPLAVLYAAANGQVSQPRNAGPATEFLLALLDPDPDVRPSMRVARDTLTAFADAGSAAPVGFVPASEAYARRQGAEPDAATRALRSPTPAQHPTRHERPLPPAQHSVAHPETAAHPTTAPARSGSASGGKRRAVLIGGLAGGLVAVSALLIGTMNDSDSNGSVAQANTPASSTAKPGATTTTAAALGATPSSGTVDWGSAGQLIVDFYNSPSSSWSLLTPAAQAAYGSQQDFQDYWSSRIIESFANINAANGANNSDGSVDMRLGNITVGGTSKPMVLRVVAHNGKLLIDSDTR, from the coding sequence TTGATCGCGGAGCATTACCGCCTGGTCGAGCGGATTGGTAGCGGCGGCACAGGCGTGGTCTGGCGTGCCACCGACGAGCGCTTGCGACGTTCCGTGGCGATCAAGCAGATACAGATCAAGCCCAGCCTGCCCGAGGCCGAGCGCGACATCATGCGCCAGCGGGCCATCCGCGAGGCGCGCAACGCGGCTCGCTTCCAACATCCCAACGCCATCGTGGTCTTCGATATCACCGAGCACGACGGTGATCCGTGCCTGGTGATGGAGTACCTGCAGTCGCGCAGCCTGGCCGCGGTGCTCGCCGCCCAGGGCACGCTGCCGCTGACGCAGGTGGCCAGGATCGGCGAGCAGGTGGCCTCGGCGCTGATCGCGGCGCACAACGCGGGCATCGTGCATCGCGACGTGAAACCGGGCAACGTGCTGCTCGACGATCACGGCACGGTCAAGATCACCGACTTCGGCATCTCGCGCGCCGCGGGCGACGCCACCCTCACCGAGACCGGCCTGATCTGCGGCACCGCCGCCTACCTCGCCCCCGAGGTGGCCCGCGGCTCCGATCCGACCCCGGCCTCCGACGTGTTCTCCCTCGGCGCGACGCTGTTCCACGCGCTGGAAGGCGAGCCGCCCTACGGCGCCAGCGCCAACCCGCTCGCGGTGCTCTACGCCGCGGCGAACGGGCAGGTCAGCCAGCCGCGCAATGCGGGTCCGGCGACCGAGTTCCTGCTCGCGCTGCTCGACCCGGACCCCGATGTCCGGCCGAGCATGCGGGTCGCGCGTGACACCCTCACCGCGTTCGCCGACGCCGGTTCGGCCGCGCCCGTCGGTTTCGTCCCGGCCAGCGAGGCCTACGCCCGCAGGCAGGGCGCTGAACCCGACGCGGCGACCAGGGCCCTGCGCTCGCCCACGCCCGCGCAGCACCCCACCCGGCACGAACGCCCGCTGCCGCCCGCGCAGCACAGTGTCGCCCACCCGGAGACGGCCGCGCATCCCACCACCGCCCCCGCGCGGTCGGGTTCGGCGAGCGGCGGCAAGCGGCGGGCGGTGCTGATCGGCGGGCTCGCCGGCGGCTTGGTCGCGGTCTCGGCGCTGCTGATCGGGACGATGAACGACTCCGATTCCAACGGCTCGGTGGCCCAGGCGAATACGCCCGCCTCCTCGACCGCCAAGCCCGGCGCCACGACGACCACCGCCGCGGCGCTCGGCGCGACGCCCAGCAGCGGCACCGTCGACTGGGGTTCGGCCGGTCAGCTGATCGTCGACTTCTACAACAGCCCGAGCAGTTCGTGGTCGTTGCTGACCCCGGCCGCGCAGGCCGCCTACGGCAGTCAGCAGGACTTCCAGGACTATTGGAGTTCGCGCATCATCGAGAGCTTCGCCAACATCAACGCCGCGAACGGCGCGAACAACAGCGACGGATCGGTCGACATGCGGCTGGGCAACATCACCGTCGGTGGCACGTCCAAGCCGATGGTGCTGCGGGTGGTCGCCCACAACGGCAAGCTGCTCATCGACAGCGACACCCGGTAG
- the hisD gene encoding histidinol dehydrogenase has protein sequence MTSRIELARVDLRGRTPSTAELRTALPRGGVDVDSVLHHVRPVVEAVRDRGAAAALEYGEKFDGVVPETVRVPAEQLRRALDELDPAVRAALEESISRARKVHADQRRTDTTTEVVPGGTVTERWVPVERVGLYVPGGNAVYPSSVVMNVVPAQAAGVGSLVVASPPQANFGGLPHPTILAAARLLGVDEVWAVGGAQAVALLSYGGTDTDSGELAPVDLITGPGNIYVTAAKRLCRGLVGIDAEAGPTEIAILADATADPAHVAADMISQAEHDVLAASVLVTDSAALADAVDAALSAQMPVVKHAERVRAALTGAQSGTVLVDDIDQGLRVVDAYAAEHLEIQTADAPAVAARVRNAGAVFVGAYAPVSLGDYCAGSNHVLPTAGCARHSSGLSVQTFLRGIHVVEYTEAALKDVAGHVVALSTAEDLPAHGQAVTVRFESLA, from the coding sequence ATGACATCCCGCATCGAGCTCGCCCGCGTCGATCTGCGCGGTCGTACTCCTTCCACTGCCGAGCTGCGCACCGCGCTGCCGCGTGGAGGAGTCGACGTGGACTCGGTGCTCCACCATGTGCGGCCGGTGGTCGAGGCGGTGCGCGATCGCGGCGCGGCGGCGGCCCTGGAGTACGGCGAGAAGTTCGACGGGGTCGTCCCGGAGACCGTGCGGGTGCCCGCCGAGCAGCTGCGCCGCGCGCTCGACGAACTCGATCCCGCCGTCCGCGCGGCACTCGAGGAATCCATCTCCCGCGCGCGCAAGGTGCACGCCGACCAGCGGCGCACCGACACCACCACCGAAGTCGTGCCCGGCGGCACCGTCACCGAGCGGTGGGTGCCGGTGGAGCGCGTCGGGCTGTACGTGCCCGGCGGCAATGCCGTCTACCCGTCCAGCGTGGTGATGAATGTCGTGCCCGCCCAGGCCGCGGGCGTCGGCTCGCTGGTCGTGGCTTCTCCGCCGCAGGCGAACTTCGGTGGGCTGCCGCACCCGACCATCCTGGCCGCCGCGCGATTGCTCGGCGTCGACGAGGTGTGGGCGGTCGGCGGCGCGCAGGCCGTGGCACTGCTGTCCTACGGCGGCACCGACACCGACAGCGGCGAACTCGCGCCGGTCGATCTGATCACCGGCCCGGGCAACATCTATGTCACCGCCGCCAAGCGACTGTGCCGCGGCCTGGTCGGTATCGACGCCGAAGCGGGCCCCACCGAGATCGCGATCCTGGCCGACGCCACCGCCGACCCCGCGCACGTGGCCGCCGACATGATCAGCCAGGCCGAACACGACGTGCTCGCCGCCAGCGTGCTGGTCACCGACAGCGCGGCGCTGGCCGACGCGGTGGACGCCGCGCTGTCCGCGCAGATGCCCGTGGTCAAGCACGCCGAGCGGGTGCGCGCCGCGCTGACCGGCGCGCAGTCGGGCACCGTGCTGGTCGACGACATCGACCAGGGGCTGCGGGTGGTCGACGCCTACGCCGCCGAACACCTCGAGATCCAGACCGCCGACGCCCCGGCCGTGGCCGCGCGGGTGCGCAATGCCGGCGCGGTGTTCGTCGGCGCCTACGCCCCGGTCAGCCTGGGCGACTACTGCGCGGGCTCCAACCACGTGCTGCCCACCGCCGGCTGTGCCCGGCACTCCTCGGGCCTGAGCGTGCAGACCTTCCTGCGCGGCATCCACGTCGTCGAATACACCGAGGCGGCGTTGAAGGACGTCGCCGGACACGTGGTCGCGCTGTCGACCGCCGAGGATCTGCCCGCGCACGGTCAGGCCGTGACGGTGCGATTCGAGTCGCTGGCATGA
- a CDS encoding histidinol-phosphate transaminase — protein sequence MSRVDAVNPASEHGVAERDLVVRADAGAQAAPAVPGASATLADLPLRENLRGKSPYGAPQLTVPVQLNTNENPHPPSKALVDDVAEAVRAAAADLHRYPDRDAVALRTDLAAYLTRQTGVAVGAANVWAANGSNEILQQLLQAFGGPGRRALGFVPSYSMHPIISEGIDTEWVEAERNADFSLDVDYAVAAIAERRPDVVFVTSPNNPTGHSIPFDDLARVLEVAPGIVVVDEAYAEFSAQPSAIGLIDRFPAKLVVSRTMSKAFAFAGGRLGYLVAAPAVIDALLLVRLPYHLSVVTQAAARAALRHADETLGSVAELAAQRDRVAAALTEMGYDVVPSDANFLLFGSFADAPRAWQRYLDHGVLIRDVGIPGHLRATIGLAAENDEFLRVSALLAADEIRPAVSGGSENSGEAALSSDERGTK from the coding sequence ATGAGCCGGGTGGACGCGGTGAACCCCGCCTCCGAGCACGGGGTCGCCGAGCGAGATCTCGTCGTGCGGGCCGACGCCGGTGCGCAAGCTGCTCCCGCGGTGCCGGGCGCGAGCGCAACTTTGGCCGATCTGCCGTTGCGGGAGAACCTGCGCGGCAAATCGCCCTACGGCGCACCGCAATTGACGGTGCCGGTGCAGCTCAACACCAACGAGAACCCGCACCCGCCCAGCAAGGCCCTCGTCGACGACGTCGCCGAGGCCGTGCGTGCCGCCGCCGCCGACCTGCACCGCTACCCCGACCGTGACGCCGTCGCGCTGCGCACCGACCTGGCCGCGTACCTCACCCGCCAGACCGGCGTCGCCGTCGGGGCCGCGAACGTGTGGGCGGCCAACGGCTCCAACGAGATCCTGCAGCAGTTGCTGCAGGCTTTCGGCGGACCGGGCCGCCGCGCGCTGGGCTTCGTGCCCTCGTATTCGATGCACCCCATCATCTCCGAGGGCATCGATACCGAGTGGGTGGAAGCCGAGCGCAACGCCGACTTCTCCCTCGACGTGGACTACGCGGTGGCGGCCATCGCCGAGCGCCGTCCCGACGTGGTGTTCGTGACGAGCCCCAACAATCCGACCGGGCACAGCATTCCGTTCGACGACCTGGCGCGCGTCCTCGAGGTCGCGCCGGGCATCGTCGTGGTGGACGAGGCCTACGCCGAGTTCTCCGCGCAGCCCAGCGCCATCGGCCTGATCGACCGCTTCCCGGCGAAGCTGGTGGTCAGCCGGACCATGAGCAAGGCGTTCGCCTTCGCGGGCGGGCGGCTCGGCTATCTGGTCGCCGCTCCGGCGGTGATCGACGCGCTGCTGCTGGTGCGCCTGCCGTACCACCTGTCGGTGGTCACCCAGGCCGCCGCGCGGGCCGCGCTGCGCCATGCCGACGAAACCCTCGGCAGCGTCGCCGAATTGGCGGCCCAGCGCGATCGGGTGGCGGCGGCGCTGACCGAGATGGGCTACGACGTGGTGCCCAGCGACGCCAACTTCCTGCTGTTCGGCTCCTTCGCCGACGCACCACGCGCCTGGCAGCGCTACCTCGATCACGGCGTGCTCATCCGCGATGTCGGCATCCCGGGGCATCTGCGCGCCACCATCGGCCTGGCCGCCGAGAACGACGAGTTCCTGCGCGTGAGCGCACTGCTGGCCGCCGACGAGATCCGCCCCGCTGTGTCCGGTGGCTCGGAGAACTCCGGCGAGGCAGCACTTTCCAGCGACGAACGAGGCACGAAATGA
- the hisB gene encoding imidazoleglycerol-phosphate dehydratase HisB, whose translation MTQAHRRARVERVTKESSIVVDLDLDGTGRTEISTGVPFYDHMLTALGAHASFDLTVQATGDIQIEAHHTVEDTAIVFGQALGQALGDKSGIRRFGDAFIPMDETLAHASVDVSGRPYCVHIGEPDHLLHTVIPGSPVRGTGDPGAPYSTVLNRHVFESIALNARIALHVRVLYGRDQHHITEAEFKAVARALRAAVEPDPRVTGVPSTKGTL comes from the coding sequence ATGACCCAAGCCCACCGCAGGGCGCGCGTCGAACGCGTCACCAAGGAATCCAGCATCGTGGTCGACCTCGACCTCGACGGCACCGGCCGCACCGAGATCAGCACCGGCGTGCCGTTCTACGACCACATGCTCACCGCGCTCGGCGCGCACGCCAGCTTCGATCTGACGGTGCAGGCCACCGGCGACATCCAAATCGAAGCGCACCACACCGTCGAGGACACCGCCATCGTCTTCGGGCAGGCGCTCGGGCAGGCACTGGGCGACAAGTCGGGAATCCGCCGCTTCGGCGACGCGTTCATCCCGATGGACGAGACACTCGCGCACGCCTCGGTCGATGTGTCCGGCCGTCCCTACTGCGTGCACATCGGCGAGCCGGACCACCTGCTGCACACGGTGATCCCCGGTTCCCCGGTGCGCGGCACCGGTGATCCCGGCGCGCCGTACTCGACGGTGCTCAACCGGCACGTCTTCGAGTCGATCGCCCTCAACGCCCGCATCGCCCTGCACGTGCGGGTCCTCTACGGACGCGACCAGCACCACATCACCGAGGCCGAATTCAAGGCGGTGGCCCGCGCGCTGCGCGCCGCCGTGGAGCCGGACCCGCGGGTCACCGGTGTGCCGTCCACGAAGGGAACGCTGTGA
- the hisH gene encoding imidazole glycerol phosphate synthase subunit HisH — protein MTTDAYGSATNADGATTKSVVLLDYGSGNLHSAERALVRAGAQVEVTADPHAALAADGLVVPGVGAFAACMAGLLAVRGEKIIGQRLAGGRPVLGICVGMQILFERGVEFGVETEGCAEWPGVVERLDAPVLPHMGWNTVTAPEDSVLFAGLDADTRFYFVHSYAAQKWELPPNDHIAPPKLTWAEHGVPFLAAVENGPLSATQFHPEKSGDAGARLLRNWVDSL, from the coding sequence GTGACTACCGATGCCTATGGATCGGCAACGAATGCCGATGGGGCGACAACGAAATCCGTCGTCCTGCTGGACTACGGCTCGGGCAACCTGCACTCGGCCGAGCGCGCGCTGGTGCGGGCGGGCGCCCAGGTCGAGGTGACCGCCGACCCGCACGCCGCGCTGGCCGCCGACGGCCTGGTGGTGCCCGGCGTCGGCGCGTTCGCGGCCTGCATGGCCGGGTTGCTCGCGGTGCGCGGGGAGAAGATCATCGGCCAGCGCCTGGCGGGCGGACGTCCGGTGCTGGGCATCTGCGTCGGCATGCAGATCCTGTTCGAGCGCGGCGTCGAGTTCGGCGTCGAGACCGAAGGCTGCGCCGAATGGCCGGGGGTGGTCGAACGCCTGGACGCGCCGGTGCTGCCGCACATGGGCTGGAACACCGTCACCGCGCCCGAGGACAGCGTGCTCTTCGCGGGCCTGGACGCCGACACCCGCTTCTACTTCGTGCACTCCTACGCCGCCCAGAAGTGGGAGCTTCCCCCCAACGACCACATCGCACCCCCGAAACTCACCTGGGCCGAGCACGGCGTGCCGTTCCTGGCCGCCGTCGAGAACGGCCCGCTCTCGGCCACCCAGTTCCACCCCGAGAAGTCCGGCGACGCCGGTGCGCGACTGCTGCGCAACTGGGTGGACTCGCTGTGA
- a CDS encoding DUF1772 domain-containing protein codes for MKSLALPTAVIGGYAVFASFACAVTVTETMLFYPNVFHDVPHSLELTEQFMSVVGVGDVLRPMGAVLTLVALAAAAVSARSRLARGWIAASAASLITGQFLLSVAYQWPRVDILFDDRDRYSTEELRRAADEFLVGQALRVGACTLTAVFAVVAALVCYRAHVLSSAQRKAEAALD; via the coding sequence ATGAAATCCCTCGCCCTGCCCACCGCCGTCATCGGCGGCTACGCCGTGTTCGCCAGTTTCGCCTGCGCGGTCACCGTCACCGAGACGATGCTGTTCTATCCCAACGTCTTCCACGACGTCCCGCACTCCCTCGAGCTCACCGAGCAGTTCATGAGCGTGGTCGGCGTCGGCGATGTGCTGCGGCCGATGGGCGCGGTGCTCACCCTGGTCGCGCTCGCTGCCGCAGCGGTGTCGGCCCGCTCCCGGCTCGCCCGCGGCTGGATCGCCGCGTCGGCGGCCTCGCTGATCACCGGCCAGTTCCTGCTCTCGGTCGCCTACCAGTGGCCGCGGGTGGACATCCTGTTCGACGATCGCGATCGGTACTCGACGGAGGAACTCCGGCGGGCGGCGGACGAATTCCTCGTCGGCCAGGCACTGCGGGTCGGCGCGTGCACGCTGACCGCCGTGTTCGCCGTCGTGGCCGCCCTGGTCTGCTACCGCGCCCACGTCCTGAGCTCGGCCCAGCGCAAGGCCGAAGCGGCGCTCGACTGA